A window of the Sporosarcina sp. FSL K6-2383 genome harbors these coding sequences:
- the opp3C gene encoding oligopeptide ABC transporter permease: MTNNMEKLPKDSFERITVDSSHAEKITKPSLSFWQDAWLRIRKNKAAIVSMFILIFIVFMAFAGPFMVEHDPEDVRVTHANLPPKVPGLEKLGIFDGVGKLGSKTLDLYELKKIDEYYWFGTDSLGRDLFSRIWKGTQISLLIAFVAAVIDVVVGVIYGGISGYYGGRTDDVMQRIVEILVGIPTLVIVILMIMIMEAGILSIIIAITITGWIGMSRIVRGQVLKYKNMEFVLAAKTLGASNTRIISKHLLPNLMAIVIINMMFTIPTAIFFEAFLSFIGLGLQAPHASLGTLINDGYKFIAYQPYMLLFPSLVLSLLMIAFNLIGDGLRDALDPKMKD, from the coding sequence ATGACGAATAATATGGAGAAATTACCGAAAGACTCATTTGAGCGGATTACAGTCGATAGCTCACATGCGGAAAAAATCACAAAACCGAGTTTAAGCTTTTGGCAAGATGCTTGGCTACGTATTCGTAAAAATAAAGCGGCGATTGTCAGTATGTTTATCCTCATTTTTATCGTGTTCATGGCTTTTGCTGGACCGTTTATGGTTGAACATGATCCAGAGGATGTAAGAGTAACACATGCCAATTTACCGCCAAAAGTACCTGGTCTTGAAAAGCTAGGGATATTCGATGGGGTCGGTAAACTAGGTTCGAAAACACTTGATCTTTATGAGTTGAAAAAAATAGATGAGTACTACTGGTTTGGAACGGATAGCCTTGGACGTGACCTGTTTTCACGTATATGGAAAGGGACACAAATTTCCTTGCTTATCGCCTTCGTTGCCGCCGTCATTGATGTGGTTGTAGGTGTTATTTACGGGGGAATCTCCGGTTATTATGGAGGAAGAACCGATGATGTCATGCAGCGTATTGTTGAAATATTAGTCGGTATCCCAACGTTAGTCATTGTGATTCTCATGATTATGATTATGGAGGCCGGCATATTATCCATCATCATCGCGATAACGATAACCGGATGGATTGGAATGTCTCGGATAGTCCGTGGACAAGTACTGAAATATAAAAATATGGAGTTTGTCCTTGCAGCTAAAACACTAGGTGCTAGTAACACGCGTATTATTAGTAAGCACTTGCTGCCGAACTTGATGGCAATCGTCATTATTAATATGATGTTTACGATTCCGACTGCGATTTTCTTTGAAGCATTTTTAAGCTTTATCGGACTTGGATTGCAGGCACCACATGCATCACTAGGGACGCTCATTAATGATGGGTACAAGTTTATTGCCTATCAGCCGTATATGTTGCTATTCCCATCATTGGTGTTGAGTTTACTGATGATTGCGTTCAACTTAATTGGGGACGGCTTGCGTGATGCACTTGATCCGAAAATGAAAGATTAA
- a CDS encoding ABC transporter ATP-binding protein — MEKIVEVKNLELSFHTFAGEVKAIQGVNFEVFKGETLAIVGESGSGKSVTTKSIMRLLPKSSTEYKNGEILFDGKDLLKISERDMQRVRGKDISMIFQDPMTSLNPTMPIGKQIMEPLFKHQKLGKAEAWKKAVELLGLVGMPQPEMRMKQYPHQFSGGQRQRIVIAVALACNPKVLIADEPTTALDVTIQAQILELMKDLQKKIDTSIIFITHDLGVVANVADRVAVMYGGRIVEVGTVDEIFYNPQHPYTWGLLSSMPSLDANEEKLYAIPGTPPDLLNPPKGDAFALRSEYAMQIDMEQVPPLFKVSETHYAATWLLHPDAPQVDPPAAVIERMKRFPGSRYYEGNAGGVQ; from the coding sequence ATGGAGAAAATTGTTGAAGTGAAAAACCTGGAGCTTTCCTTCCATACCTTTGCAGGAGAAGTGAAAGCAATCCAAGGCGTCAATTTTGAAGTATTTAAAGGGGAAACACTTGCCATCGTTGGTGAGTCTGGGTCGGGTAAATCGGTGACAACGAAATCGATTATGCGACTTCTACCAAAATCGAGCACGGAATATAAGAATGGTGAGATTTTATTCGATGGGAAAGATCTGTTGAAAATATCTGAAAGAGATATGCAAAGGGTACGTGGGAAAGATATTTCGATGATTTTCCAAGACCCGATGACTTCGCTAAATCCAACGATGCCAATCGGCAAGCAGATTATGGAACCATTGTTTAAACACCAAAAGCTTGGAAAAGCAGAAGCGTGGAAAAAGGCGGTTGAGCTATTAGGGCTTGTTGGAATGCCGCAACCGGAAATGCGTATGAAGCAATATCCTCACCAATTTTCAGGTGGTCAGCGTCAACGGATTGTAATTGCTGTGGCACTAGCGTGTAATCCGAAAGTTCTTATTGCGGATGAGCCGACGACAGCACTAGACGTGACGATTCAAGCTCAAATTCTTGAGTTGATGAAGGATCTACAGAAAAAGATTGATACATCGATTATTTTCATTACACATGATCTTGGTGTTGTTGCCAACGTTGCTGACCGTGTAGCGGTTATGTACGGAGGACGTATTGTAGAAGTGGGGACAGTGGATGAAATTTTCTATAATCCACAACATCCATATACATGGGGACTGCTAAGTTCAATGCCTTCGCTAGATGCAAATGAAGAAAAGTTATATGCTATTCCTGGCACGCCACCGGATTTGTTGAATCCGCCAAAGGGGGATGCCTTTGCACTGCGTAGTGAATACGCGATGCAAATTGATATGGAACAAGTGCCACCGTTATTCAAAGTGAGTGAAACACATTATGCTGCAACATGGTTGCTCCATCCAGATGCACCGCAAGTGGACCCACCAGCGGCGGTTATCGAACGTATGAAGAGATTCCCGGGTAGCCGTTATTACGAAGGCAATGCAGGAGGTGTTCAGTAA
- a CDS encoding peptide ABC transporter substrate-binding protein, with amino-acid sequence MKNHKFMWLVSILLVLSAFLAACGDKTEDAGTKDPVKEEDKPVAETPEEDLAQVLNLIESAEIPSIDSSVSEDAVGFNVLNNIMEGLYRLDADSLPTPGMADGEPEISEDGLTYTFKLRDAQWSDGTPVTANDFVFAWQRAIDPATGSPYGPYLMAGMIKNATEIGEGTAEIADLGITAEDDKTLVVELERPVAYFLSLMSFGTFYPLNEEFVTAQGDAYASNSDSMIYNGPFSLADWDGTGNWKYVKNEKYWDAATVQLEEINVDVVKETSTAVQLYEQGKKDRVTLSAEYAMQYADDPNIINELETAVFYFKLNQERGGKATPLANADIRKALARAFNKEEMAEAVLANGSIAANFLVASDFTFDENGKDFRDYSGEHTAYNPEEALEYWEKGLATLGVDSLEIEILGGDTENAKKQQEWFKSEFERNLPGLTIKLKEVPFAVRLELDDTSDYDIQSAGWGPDFQDPISFIELFVTTSPQNKMNYSSAEYDALVESTKTTLANDPVARFEAFAKAEKLLLDEDTAVIPQYQRGRMVLMNPNVQGLATHPFGGDYSYKWTYMAPEAK; translated from the coding sequence TCCGGAAGAAGACTTAGCACAGGTTTTGAACTTAATTGAATCTGCAGAAATTCCTTCTATTGACTCATCAGTTTCAGAGGATGCTGTTGGTTTCAACGTACTAAACAACATCATGGAAGGGCTTTACCGTCTAGATGCAGATAGCCTTCCAACACCTGGTATGGCTGATGGTGAGCCAGAAATTAGTGAAGACGGATTAACGTATACATTTAAACTTCGTGATGCACAATGGTCTGATGGTACACCTGTTACTGCAAACGATTTCGTATTTGCTTGGCAACGTGCAATCGATCCAGCTACTGGTTCTCCTTATGGACCATACTTGATGGCTGGTATGATCAAAAACGCAACTGAAATCGGTGAAGGAACTGCAGAAATTGCAGATCTTGGTATCACGGCAGAAGATGACAAAACACTCGTCGTTGAACTTGAACGCCCGGTTGCTTATTTCTTATCATTAATGTCTTTCGGAACATTCTATCCACTTAACGAAGAATTCGTAACTGCTCAAGGTGATGCGTATGCATCAAATTCTGACAGTATGATCTATAACGGTCCATTCTCATTAGCTGACTGGGATGGTACTGGTAACTGGAAATATGTTAAAAATGAAAAGTACTGGGATGCTGCAACAGTACAACTTGAAGAAATCAATGTTGACGTTGTAAAAGAAACTTCAACAGCTGTTCAATTATATGAACAAGGTAAAAAAGATCGTGTAACACTTTCTGCTGAATATGCAATGCAATATGCTGATGATCCAAACATCATCAATGAGCTTGAAACAGCAGTATTCTATTTCAAACTTAACCAAGAACGTGGTGGCAAAGCTACACCGCTTGCAAATGCAGATATCCGTAAAGCACTTGCACGTGCATTCAATAAAGAAGAAATGGCAGAAGCAGTACTTGCGAACGGTTCTATCGCTGCTAACTTCCTAGTTGCATCAGACTTCACGTTTGATGAAAACGGTAAAGACTTCCGTGATTATAGCGGAGAGCACACTGCTTATAACCCTGAAGAAGCACTAGAATACTGGGAAAAAGGTCTAGCTACACTTGGCGTAGACAGCTTGGAAATTGAAATTCTTGGTGGAGACACTGAAAACGCTAAGAAACAACAAGAATGGTTTAAATCAGAATTCGAAAGAAATCTTCCAGGTTTGACAATCAAACTTAAAGAAGTACCTTTCGCAGTACGTCTTGAACTTGATGATACTAGCGATTACGACATTCAATCAGCTGGATGGGGCCCTGACTTCCAGGATCCAATTTCATTCATCGAATTGTTTGTAACAACTAGCCCACAAAACAAAATGAACTACTCTAGCGCTGAGTACGATGCACTTGTAGAATCTACAAAAACTACACTTGCGAACGATCCAGTTGCACGTTTCGAAGCATTTGCAAAAGCTGAGAAACTACTTCTAGATGAAGATACAGCTGTTATTCCTCAGTACCAACGCGGAAGAATGGTTCTTATGAATCCTAATGTACAAGGTCTTGCTACACACCCATTCGGTGGAGACTATAGCTACAAATGGACATATATGGCTCCAGAAGCGAAGTAA
- a CDS encoding ATP-binding cassette domain-containing protein — protein sequence MAEKLLEIKNLKQYFNVGKKNEVRAVDGITFDIYKGETLGLVGESGCGKSTTGRTIIRLYDATGGEVIYDGIDVHTKKSKTELKAFNRKMQMIFQDPYASLNPRMKVLDIIAEGLDIHGLVKNPTERTARVHELLETVGLNREHANRYPHEFSGGQRQRLGIARALAVEPEFIIADEPISALDVSIQAQVVNLLKELQEEKGLTYLFIAHDLSMVKYISDRIGVMYFGKLVELGPAETLYTAPLHPYTQSLLSAIPLPDPDYERNRVRKSYDPKVHEYGPDEEVIMREVTPGHFVLCSQREFETFKK from the coding sequence ATGGCTGAAAAATTACTTGAAATTAAAAATTTAAAGCAGTATTTCAACGTTGGTAAAAAGAATGAAGTACGTGCGGTTGACGGCATTACATTTGATATTTACAAAGGTGAAACACTCGGTCTTGTAGGAGAATCCGGCTGTGGTAAATCAACAACAGGTCGTACCATTATCCGTTTGTATGATGCAACGGGTGGGGAAGTTATTTACGACGGTATTGATGTCCATACAAAGAAATCAAAAACAGAGCTGAAGGCGTTTAACCGCAAAATGCAAATGATTTTCCAGGATCCTTATGCATCACTGAATCCTCGCATGAAAGTATTGGATATTATTGCGGAAGGGCTTGATATCCACGGATTAGTTAAGAATCCGACGGAGCGGACGGCGCGTGTCCATGAGCTGTTAGAAACAGTAGGATTGAACCGTGAGCACGCCAATCGTTATCCGCATGAATTTTCCGGGGGGCAACGTCAGCGTCTTGGGATCGCTCGTGCGTTGGCTGTTGAACCAGAATTCATCATTGCGGATGAGCCGATTTCTGCGTTAGATGTTTCCATCCAAGCACAGGTGGTTAACTTATTGAAAGAGCTTCAAGAGGAAAAAGGATTGACGTATTTATTCATCGCGCATGACTTGTCGATGGTTAAATATATCTCCGACCGAATCGGTGTGATGTATTTCGGAAAACTAGTTGAGCTTGGTCCGGCTGAAACGTTGTACACTGCACCATTGCATCCTTATACACAGTCCTTGCTGTCAGCAATCCCGTTACCGGATCCTGACTATGAACGAAATCGTGTACGGAAAAGCTACGATCCGAAAGTACATGAGTATGGTCCGGATGAAGAAGTAATTATGCGTGAAGTGACACCGGGACATTTTGTTCTTTGTTCACAACGTGAATTTGAAACTTTTAAAAAATAA
- the opp3b gene encoding oligopeptide ABC transporter permease, translating to MAKYITKRIVYMFLSLFLIASFTFVLMKLLPGSPLASAAKLSIEQREVVYEKYGLNDPIPVQYVRYMGNLAKGDFGVSFQYKSADVKDLIVKKLKYSALLGSQALIFGTLIGIVLGMIAALKQNTVWDYGSTIIAIIGISVPSFVFAVLLQYVFAVWLQWLPVGLWEGWKSSILPSVALAMGPVAIAARFIRTEMIEVLSSDYILLARAKGANGFEIAFKHAFRNALIPLITILGPVAAGLLTGSLVVEQIFAVPGIGEQFVKSINSNDFAVIMGTTIFFSIFLIVIILIVDILYGVIDPRIRLSGGSK from the coding sequence ATGGCAAAGTATATTACAAAACGTATAGTTTATATGTTCCTATCACTATTTCTCATTGCGTCATTTACATTTGTGCTTATGAAACTGCTTCCAGGGTCCCCGTTAGCTTCCGCAGCAAAATTATCCATTGAGCAAAGGGAAGTTGTCTATGAAAAATATGGCTTGAATGATCCAATTCCAGTGCAATATGTTCGGTATATGGGGAATTTAGCCAAAGGCGACTTCGGTGTATCATTCCAATATAAAAGTGCCGATGTAAAGGATTTAATCGTAAAAAAATTGAAATACTCAGCTCTACTAGGTAGCCAAGCACTTATTTTTGGGACGTTAATCGGAATTGTTCTCGGAATGATTGCAGCATTAAAACAAAATACGGTTTGGGATTACGGCAGTACAATCATTGCGATTATTGGTATATCCGTTCCCTCATTTGTTTTCGCAGTGCTCTTACAATATGTCTTTGCAGTGTGGCTTCAATGGCTGCCTGTTGGTTTATGGGAAGGATGGAAGTCGAGTATTCTGCCATCTGTCGCATTAGCTATGGGACCAGTCGCAATTGCTGCGAGGTTTATCCGTACTGAAATGATTGAAGTATTAAGCTCGGATTATATTTTATTAGCAAGAGCGAAGGGCGCGAATGGGTTTGAAATCGCTTTCAAACACGCGTTTCGTAATGCGTTGATTCCGCTTATTACGATACTCGGTCCAGTTGCCGCAGGACTATTAACAGGTTCACTTGTTGTTGAGCAGATTTTCGCAGTGCCTGGGATCGGTGAGCAATTCGTAAAATCTATTAACTCGAATGACTTTGCCGTTATTATGGGAACGACGATCTTCTTCTCAATCTTCTTGATAGTGATTATTTTAATTGTGGATATTCTTTATGGGGTTATTGACCCGCGTATCCGTTTGTCTGGAGGTTCCAAGTAA